In Paralichthys olivaceus isolate ysfri-2021 chromosome 1, ASM2471397v2, whole genome shotgun sequence, the following are encoded in one genomic region:
- the hk1 gene encoding hexokinase-1 produces the protein MIAAQLLAYYLTELKDDQVKKIDKYLYSMRFSDETLQEITQRFRRELAKGLGRDTNPTAGLKMLPTFVRSIPDGSEKGDFIALDLGGSNFRILRVKVSHEKKQTVQMESEIYETPEDIIHGSGTRLFDHVAECLGDFMEKHNIKDKKLPVGFTFSFPCQQTKLDEGYLITWTKRFKAGGVEGMDVVKLLNKAIKKRGDYDADIMAVVNDTVGTMMTCGFDDQRCEVGIIIGTGTNACYMEELRHIEHVEGDEGRMCVNTEWGAFGDDGRLEDIRTEFDREIDRGSLNPGKQLFEKMVSGMYMGELVRLILVKMAREGLLFEGRITPELLTKGTIETKHVSAIEKSKEGLTKTREILTRLGVEPSTEDCIAVQHVCTIVSFRSANLISATLAAILMRLKENKGVSRLRTTVGIDGSLYKMHPQYARRLHKTVRRMVPDSDIRFLLSESGSGKGAAMVTAVAYRLADQSRQIDETLSEFRLTNKQLLEVKSRMKIEIQNGLSKSTHDSATVKMLPTFVQSTPDGTENGDFLALDLGGTNFRVLLVKIRSGKRRSVEMHNKIYAIPLEVMQGTGEELFDHIVQCISDFLDYMGMKNTCLPLGFTFSFPCRQTSLDAGILVTWTKGFKATDCEGEDVVGLLREAIKRREEFELDVVAVVNDTVGTMMTCAYEESTCEMGLIAGTGSNACYMEEMRNIETIEGDEGQMCINMEWGAFGDNGCLDDFRTEYDRAVDDFSLNPGKQRYEKMCSGMYLGEIVRNILIDMTKRGFLFRGQISETLKTRGIFETKFLSQIESDRLALLQVRSILQHLGLDSSCDDSIIVKEVCGAVSHRAAQLCGAGVAAVVDKIRENRGLDHLKITVGVDGTLYKLHPHFSQIMHQTVNELAPQCNVNFLLSEDGSGKGAALITAVGCRLREELNNK, from the exons ATGATCGCAGCCCAGCTACTTGCCTACTACTTAACTGAACTCAAGGATGACCAGGTTAAAAAG ATCGATAAGTACCTGTACTCCATGCGTTTCTCTGATGAGACGTTACAGGAAATCACACAGCGTTTTCGGAGGGAGCTGGCCAAAGGACTGGGTCGGGACACCAACCCCACCGCTGGACTAAAGATGCTGCCTACGTTTGTACGATCGATCCCCGATGGCTCAG AGAAAGGTGACTTCATTGCGTTGGACCTGGGAGGCAGCAACTTCAGGATCCTCCGTGTCAAAGTGAGCCACGAGAAGAAACAGACTGTTCAGATGGAAAGTGAAATCTACGAAACACCAGAGGACATCATTCATGGAAGTGGAACGAGG cTGTTCGACCATGTGGCAGAATGTCTCGGTGACTTcatggaaaaacacaacatcaaagATAAGAAACTCCCAGTGGGTTTCACCTTCTCCTTCCCCTGCCAGCAGACCAAACTAGATGAG GGATATCTGATAACATGGACAAAGCGTTTCAAGGCAGGTGGAGTGGAGGGGATGGATGTTGTCAAGCTGCTCAACAAAGCCATTAAGAAACGAGGG GACTATGATGCTGACATCATGGCTGTAGTAAACGATACAGTTGGAACGATGATGACCTGTGGTTTCGATGATCAACGCTGTGAAGTCGGCATCATCATCG gGACTGGCACCAATGCGTGCTACATGGAGGAGCTGCGTCACATCGAGCATGTGGAGGGGGATGAGGGCAGGATGTGTGTGAACACTGAGTGGGGGGCGTTCGGAGACGACGGCAGGCTGGAAGACATCAGGACAGAGTTTGACAGAGAGATAGACCGAGGGTCTCTTAACCCAGGCAAACAGCT ATTTGAGAAGATGGTCAGTGGTATGTACATGGGGGAGCTGGTCCGTCTCATTCTGGTGAAGATGGCCAGAGAGGGTCTGCTGTTCGAGGGGAGGATCACCCCTGAGCTGCTCACTAAAGGGACGATTGAGACCAAGCACGTCTCAGCCATAGAGAA GAGCAAGGAAGGACTGACCAAAACCAGAGAGATTTTAACCAGACTTGGTGTGGAGCCGTCAACTGAAGACTGTATCGCTGTGCAGCAT gTTTGCACCATTGTGTCTTTCCGCTCTGCCAACCTCATATCTGCTACGCTGGCAGCCATCCTAATGAGgctaaaggaaaacaaaggtgTGTCACGACTCCGAACCACTGTAGGCATCGACGGATCTCTCTACAAGATGCACCCACA GTACGCCCGTCGTCTCCATAAGACAGTCCGCCGTATGGTGCCGGACTCTGACATCCGATTCCTATTATCAGAGAGTGGCAGTGGAAAGGGGGCTGCCATGGTGACAGCTGTGGCCTACAGACTCGCTGACCAATCTCGACAAATTGACGAAACGCTGTCTGAATTCCGCCTGACgaacaaacagctgctggag GTAAAGAGTCGAATGAAGATCGAGATCCAAAATGGCCTTTCGAAGAGCACTCATGACTCTGCAACTGTCAAAATGTTGCCAACCTTCGTACAAAGCACTCCTGATGGCACag AGAATGGTGACTTCCTGGCTTTGGATTTGGGAGGAACCAACTTCAGAGTTCTGTTGGTCAAGATTCGTTCTGGCAAGAGGAGATCGGTGGAGATGCACAACAAGATTTATGCTATTCCTCTGGAGGTGATGCAGGGcacaggagaggag TTGTTTGATCACATTGTGCAGTGCATCAGTGATTTCCTGGACTACATGGGGATGAAGAACACTTGTCTTCCTCTGGGCTTCACCTTCTCGTTCCCCTGCCGACAGACCAGCCTTGACGCT ggcaTCCTGGTGACATGGACCAAAGGCTTCAAGGCAACAGACTGTGAAGGAGAGGATGTGGTGGGACTGTTGAGGGAGGCCATCAAGAGGAGAGAG gaGTTTGAACTGGATGTCGTGGCTGTGGTGAACGACACCGTGGGAACGATGATGACTTGTGCCTACGAAGAATCCACCTGTGAGATGGGACTCATTGCTG GCACTGGGAGTAATGCATGTTacatggaggagatgaggaacATCGAGACGATCGAGGGAGACGAGGGACAGATGTGCATCAACATGGAGTGGGGTGCTTTCGGAGACAATGGATGCCTTGATGACTTCAGGACAGAGTATGACCGCGCTGTGGATGACTTCTCGCTCAACCCAGGCAAACAAAG ATATGAGAAAATGTGTAGCGGCATGTACCTTGGGGAAATTGTGCGAAACATCCTTATCGACATGACCAAGAGGGGATTCCTGTTCAGAGGACAGATCTCTGAGACACTGAAGACCAGAGGCATCTTTGAAACAAAGTTCCTCTCACAGATAGAGAG TGACAGACTGGCATTGCTGCAGGTCAGATCCATCCTGCAACACTTAGGACTAGACAGCTCCTGTGATGACAGCATCATCGTCAAAGAG GTGTGTGGAGCAGTGTCTCATCGTGCAGCTCAGCTGTGCGGGGCAGGAGTGGCGGCCGTGGTGGATAAGATCAGAGAGAACCGAGGACTGGACCATCTCAAGATCACTGTAGGGGTGGATGGGACGCTCTACAAACTACACCCACA tTTTTCCCAGATCATGCACCAGACAGTGAATGAACTGGCTCCTCAGTGTAACGTCAACTTCCTACTGTCTGAGGATGGAAGCGGGAAAGGTGCTGCCCTCATCACAGCCGTGGGCTGCAGGCTGAGAGAAGAGCTGaacaacaaatag
- the LOC109636918 gene encoding hexokinase HKDC1-like isoform X2: MFTLQLASLFFSKIQEDPTKKVDSFLYSMCLHDDQLSDISARFQAEMKKGLSAESNAAAAVKMLPTHVRSTPDGSEKGQFLVLDLGGSAFKVLQVKVREETGFRRGEVEMEERIYPIPQEKLVGSGAELLDHVSESLKDFLQEKNISLEKKHPLAFTFSFPCEMSALDQGSLLSWSKNFRARGLQGKDVVQALREAIGRTGGMDTEVLAMVNDTVATMMTCGFEDKYCEIGLIIGTGTNACYMEELRHIDLVEGDEGRMCVNIEWGAFGDDGALRDYVTEFDREVDAASNNPGKQIFEKMVSGMYLGELVRLVVLKMANLGLLFDGHVSSALRTKGKVTTAHVAAMEEYKNGLENTRRILTGLDLTPSDNDCIAVQHVSTIVSFRSSNLVAAGLAAILTRIKQNRKLRTFRITVGVDGTLYKTHPQYPKRLHKVVRRLFPECQVRFVLSDSGSSKGAALVSAVAQRLALQKRKVDETLSLFRLSSEQLQLVKARMRAGLEAGLTGEGPSEIKMLPSLYCPPDGTEHGKYLALDLGGTNFKVMLVNFKKGLQQNSQVYHKIYTTPLEIMQGSGEELFDHFAECISDFLDYMGIKNAHLPAGFAFSFPCEQMAIDRCTLLSWTKGFKATDCEGHDVMDMLQDAIKRRNEFELDIAAVVNDTVGTMMSCAYEDPQCEIGLIAGNGTNVCYMEELKNIKKTAQKKRQMDDGTVCINTEWGGLGDHGSLDDIITPYDAEVDLNSLNPGRQRFEKLTSGMYLGEVVRQTLLDLTRGGLLFRGNITNALKAPGMFQTKYLSQIERDRLALLQVRSILQGLGLDSTCDDSIIVKEVCGAVSRRAAQLCGAGMAAVVEKIRENRGLDHLNITVGVDGTLYKLHPHFSEVLQETARVLAPQCHVNFVQSEEGSGKGAALFTSVTRQREEM, encoded by the exons ATGTTCACTCTTCAACTTgcttccctcttcttctccaaaatccAGGAGGACCCCACAAAGAAG GTGGACAGCTTTCTCTACTCAATGTGTCTCCATGACGACCAGCTAAGTGATATCTCGGCCCGTTTCCAGGCTGAAATGAAGAAGGGGCTTTCAGCAGAGAGCAACGCCGCCGCCGCTGTAAAGATGCTGCCAACACATGTCCGCTCCACTCCTGATGGATCAG AGAAAGGACAGTTTCTGGTGTTGGATCTCGGAGGCTCCGCGTTTAAAGTGCTCCAAGTTAAAGTGAGAGAGGAAACGGGGTTCaggagaggagaagtggagatggaggagaggatttACCCAATACCACAGGAGAAGCTTGTGGGGAGCGGAGCAGAG TTACTGGACCATGTGTCAGAGTCTCTAAAAGACTTCCTACAGGAGAAGAACATCAGTTTGGAGAAGAAACATCCTCTGGccttcactttctctttccCCTGCGAAATGTCCGCCCTCGATCAG GGATCTTTGTTAAGCTGGAGTAAGAACTTCCGGGCTCGGGGCCTTCAGGGGAAGGATGTGGTTCAGGCCCTCAGAGAAGCCATTGGCAGAACTGGG GGGATGGATACAGAGGTGTTAGCTATGGTGAACGACACTGTAGCCACCATGATGACCTGTGGTTTTGAAGACAAGTACTGTGAGATAGGACTCATCATTG GTACAGGCACCAATGCGTGCTACATGGAGGAGCTGCGTCACATTGACCTGGTGGAGGGAGACGAGGGCAGGATGTGTGTGAACATTGAGTGGGGGGCATTTGGAGACGACGGGGCTCTGAGGGATTACGTCACTGAGTTTGACAGAGAGGTGGACGCAGCCTCCAACAACCCTGGGAAACAGAT CTTTGAGAAGATGGTGAGTGGGATGTATCTGGGCGAGTTGGTGAGGCTGGTTGTGTTAAAGATGGCTAACTTGGGACTGCTGTTTGATGGACATGTGTCCAGTGCTCTGAGGACCAAAGGAAAAGTAACCACTGCACACGTGGCAGCCATGGAGGA GTATAAAAATGGTCTGGAGAACACCAGACGCATCCTCACGGGCCTCGACTTGACCCCTTCAGACAACGACTGCATCGCTGTTCAACATGTCAGCACCATCGTGTCCTTCAGGTCCTCAAACCTGGTGGCTGCAGGACTGGCTGCCATTTTGACTCGAATCAAGCAAAACCGGAAATTGAGGACGTTCAGGATCACTGTGGGTGTGGATGGAACATTGTACAAGACCCACCCGCA GTATCCTAAACGTCTTCATAAAGTGGTGCGGCGGTTGTTTCCTGAGTGCCAGGTCAGATTTGTCCTGTCAGACAGTGGCAGCAGTAAAGGAGCTGCTCTGGTATCAGCAGTCGCTCAACGTCTGGCGTTGCAGAAGAGGAAG GTGGATGAGACACTGTCTCTCTTCAGGCTGAGCTCCGAGCAGCTCCAGCTGGTGAAGGCCAGAATGAGGGCGGGGCTGGAGGCAGGGCTGACGGGAGAAGGTCCCTCTGAAATCAAGATGCTGCCTTCGTTGTACTGCCCACCTGATGGCACAG AGCATGGGAAATATCTCGCCCTGGATCTGGGAGGCACAAACTTCAAAGTGATGCTGGTGAACTTTAAAAAAGGTCTGCAACAGAACTCTCAGGTCTACCACAAGATTTATACCACCCCACTGGAGATAATGCAGGGGTCCGGAGAGGAG TTGTTTGATCATTTTGCGGAGTGCATCAGTGACTTCTTGGACTACATGGGGATAAAAAACGCTCATCTTCCTGCGGGCTTCGCCTTCTCTTTCCCCTGCGAGCAGATGGCCATTGACAGG TGCACACTGTTGAGCTGGACCAAAGGCTTCAAGGCCACAGACTGTGAAGGACACGATGTTATGGACATGCTGCAGGACGCCATCAAGAGACGCAAC GAGTTTGAGTTGGACatagcagctgtagtcaacgaCACAGTCGGGACCATGATGAGCTGTGCCTATGAAGACCCTCAGTGTGAAATTGGACTGATTGCTG GAAACGGCACTAATGTTTGTTACATGGAGGAACTGAAGAACATCAAGAAGACtgcacaaaagaaaagacaaatg GACGATGGGACGGTGTGTATAAACACAGAGTGGGGAGGTCTGGGTGATCACGGCTCTCTGGATGATATCATCACACCTTATGATGCTGAGGTCGACCTGAACTCGCTTAACCCTGGAAGACAAAG gtttGAAAAACTGACCAGTGGGATGTATTTGGGTGAAGTTGTCCGTCAGACATTACTGGATTTAACCAGAGGAGGTTTGTTGTTCAGAGGAAACATCACCAACGCTTTAAAAGCACCTGGAATGTTCCAAACCAAATACCTATCACAAATAGAGAG GGATCGTCTGGCTCTACTGCAGGTCAGATCTATTCTCCAGGGCCTCGGGCTCGACAGCACTTGTGACGACAGCATCATTGTAAAAGAG GTGTGTGGAGCAGTGTCTCGTCGTGCAGCTCAGCTGTGCGGGGCAGGAATGGCGGCCGTGGTGGAGAAGATCAGAGAGAACCGAGGACTGGACCATCTCAACATCACCGTAGGGGTGGATGGGACACTCTACAAACTACACCCACA TTTCTCTGAAGTCCTCCAGGAGACGGCCAGAGTTTTGGCTCCCCAGTGTCATGTGAATTTCGTCCAATCAGAGGAAGGCAGCGGGAAGGGTGCGGCCCTCTTCACCTCCGTTacaagacagagggaggagatgtgA
- the supv3l1 gene encoding ATP-dependent RNA helicase SUPV3L1, mitochondrial, with protein MSVNRCAWLLSRLQLHANSRATRFTAGASCHVSEWLHKHPRARSVSSSSSPPKAPDTSLFVPISLKTDFSVDGSVGAELTQPLAKDELLKVLNRFYKRKEMQKLASDHGLDARLFHQAFISFRKHVLEGSSLPADLHIILSDICCGAGHIDDIYPYFMRHSKQIFPMLDCMDDLRKISDLRVPANWYPEARAIQRKVIFHAGPTNSGKTYHAIQRYLAAKSGVYCGPLKLLAHEIFEKTNNAGVPCDLVTGEERTFMDLEGRAAGHVACTIEMCSVNTPYEVAVIDEIQMIRDLSRGWAWTRALMGLCAEEIHVCGEPAAIDFIRELMYTTGEEVEVHTYQRLTPFSILDQAVESLDNLRPGDCIVCFSKNDIYSISRQIEVRGLECAVIYGSLPPSTKLSQAKKFNDPNDTCKILVATDAIGMGLNLSIKRIIFNSLVKPNVNEKGEKQMETISTSQALQIAGRAGRFSSIFKEGEVTTMHRDDLPVLKEILSHSVEPIETAGLHPTAEQIEMFAYHLPDATLSNLVDIFVSLSQVDGMYFVCNIDDFKFLADMIQHIPLNLRSRYVFCTAPINKKQTFVCTSFLKFARQFSRDEPLTFDWVCRHISWPLTQPKNIKDLVHLEAVHDVLDLYLWLSYRFMDMFPDTALIRGIQQELDDIIQQGVLNITRLIRATDANITNPVQTQSSRREQTSGSRGAADGHYLTNSRGQSGQRVSGGTMDSSLSNRLVRDGLLTPDLLRQLQKEFSKDQRQNSTDQQVLDKEFHNNNNKGKRRKKK; from the exons ATGTCAGTAAACCGGTGTGCGTGGTTACTTTCTCGGCTTCAGCTCCACGCTAACAGCCGGGCTACCCGTTTCACCGCTGGAGCGAGTTGTCATGTGTCTGAGTGGTTACACAAACATCCCCGGGCCAGAAGcgtttcctccagcagctctcCGCCCAAAGCCCCGGACACCTCTCTGTTCGTCCCCATCTCCCTGAAGACGGACTTCTCGGTGGACGGGAGTGTTGGAGCAGAGCTGACGCAGCCGCTCGCTAAAG ATGAACTGCTGAAAGTTTTGAACCGGTTTTATAAGAGGAAGGAAATGCAGAAGCTGGCCTCAGATCATGGCCTGGATG cTCGTCTGTTCCACCAGGCCTTCATCAGCTTCAGGAAGCATGTCCTGGAAGGATCATCTCTCCCCGCTGATCTGCACATCATCCTCAGTGACATCTGCTGTGGAGCAG GTCACATTGATGACATCTACCCGTACTTCATGCGTCACTCCAAACAAATCTTCCCCATGCTGGACTGTATGGACGACTTGAGAAAGATCTCTGACCTCAGAGTCCCTGCCAACTG gtaCCCCGAGGCTCGTGCCATCCAGAGGAAAGTGATTTTCCATGCTGGTCCCACTAACAGTGGAAAAACCTATCACGCCATACAGCGCTACCTGGCTGCTAAGTCTGGAGTCTACTGTGGCCCCCTGAAACTACTGGCCCATGAGATCTTTGAGAAGACCAATAACGCT GGTGTACCATGTGACCTGGttacaggagaggagaggacgtTCATGGACTTGGAGGGTCGAGCTGCTGGTCACGTGGCCTGCACCATTGAGATGTGCAGTGTCAACACACCTT ATGAAGTGGCTGTAATTGATGAGATTCAGATGATCAGAGATCTTTCCAGAGGCTGGGCCTGGACCAGGGCACTCATGG GTCTCTGTGCAGAGGAGATCCATGTGTGTGGAGAACCTGCAGCTATCGACTTTATTAGAGAGCTGATGTACACCActggagaggaggtggag GTGCACACCTACCAGCGTTTGACTCCATTCTCGATCCTGGATCAGGCTGTGGAGTCATTGGACAACCTGAGACCAGGAGATTGTATCGTCTGCTTTagtaaaaatgacatttactcCATCAGCAGACAGATCGAGGTCAGAGGACTGGAGTGTGCTGTCATTTATGGGAGTTTACCTCCAA GCACCAAGCTGTCACAGGCCAAGAAATTCAATGACCCCAATGACACCTGCAAGATCCTGGTCGCCACAGATGCAATTGGAATGGGCCTCAATCT GAGCATCAAACGCATCATCTTCAACAGTCTGGTGAAGCCTAATGTCAATGAGAAGGGGGAGAAACAGATGGAGACCATCAGCACGTCACAGGCTCTGCAGATAGCCGGCCGTGCTGGGAG GTTCTCCTCCATATTCAAAGAGGGAGAAGTTACAACCATGCACAGAGATGATCTGCCTGTGTTGAAGGAAATACTCAGTCACTCAGTGGAGCCCAtagag ACTGCAGGTCTACATCCCACAGCAGAGCAAATAGAGATGTTTGCTTATCATCTACCTGATGCTACTTTATCCAACCTTGTG GACATATTTGTCAGCCTCTCTCAGGTGGATGGTATGTATTTCGTCTGCAACATTGACGACTTCAAGTTTCTGGCTGATATGATTCAGCATATCCCACTCAACCTGAGGTCACGCTACGTCTTCTGTACTGCTCCCATCAACAAGAAACAAACTTTTGTATGCACCTCCTTCCTAAAG TTTGCTCGTCAGTTCAGTCGAGAtgaacctctgacctttgactgGGTCTGTCGACATATCAGCTGGCCTCTGACTCAACCCAAAAACATTAAAGACCTAGTTCACCTGGAAGCTGTTCATGATGTGTTGGATCTTTACCTCTGGTTAAG ctacCGATTCATGGACATGTTTCCTGACACTGCCTTGATTCGAGGAATCCAGCAGGAGCTTGACGACATCATCCAACAGGGCGTCCTTAATATTACTCGTCTCATCAGAGCCACTGACGCTAACATCACTAACCCAGTgcagacacagagcagcagacgTGAACAAACGAGTGGGAGCAGGGGAGCTGCAGACGGTCATTATTTGACCAACAGCAGAGGTCAGAGTGGACAGAGAGTCTCAGGAGGGACGATGGACAGTTCTCTGTCTAATCGCCTGGTGAGAGACGGGCTGCTGACACCTGATTTGCTGCGGCAGCTGCAGAAGGAGTTTTCCAAAGATCAGAGGCAGAATTCCACCGACCAGCAGGTCCTCGATAAAGAATttcacaacaataacaacaaaggGAAAAGACgaaagaagaaatga
- the LOC109636918 gene encoding hexokinase HKDC1-like isoform X1: MFTLQLASLFFSKIQEDPTKKVDSFLYSMCLHDDQLSDISARFQAEMKKGLSAESNAAAAVKMLPTHVRSTPDGSEKGQFLVLDLGGSAFKVLQVKVREETGFRRGEVEMEERIYPIPQEKLVGSGAELLDHVSESLKDFLQEKNISLEKKHPLAFTFSFPCEMSALDQGSLLSWSKNFRARGLQGKDVVQALREAIGRTGGMDTEVLAMVNDTVATMMTCGFEDKYCEIGLIIGTGTNACYMEELRHIDLVEGDEGRMCVNIEWGAFGDDGALRDYVTEFDREVDAASNNPGKQIFEKMVSGMYLGELVRLVVLKMANLGLLFDGHVSSALRTKGKVTTAHVAAMEEYKNGLENTRRILTGLDLTPSDNDCIAVQHVSTIVSFRSSNLVAAGLAAILTRIKQNRKLRTFRITVGVDGTLYKTHPQYPKRLHKVVRRLFPECQVRFVLSDSGSSKGAALVSAVAQRLALQKRKVDETLSLFRLSSEQLQLVKARMRAGLEAGLTGEGPSEIKMLPSLYCPPDGTEHGKYLALDLGGTNFKVMLVNFKKGLQQNSQVYHKIYTTPLEIMQGSGEELFDHFAECISDFLDYMGIKNAHLPAGFAFSFPCEQMAIDRCTLLSWTKGFKATDCEGHDVMDMLQDAIKRRNEFELDIAAVVNDTVGTMMSCAYEDPQCEIGLIAGNGTNVCYMEELKNIKKTAQKKRQMQDDGTVCINTEWGGLGDHGSLDDIITPYDAEVDLNSLNPGRQRFEKLTSGMYLGEVVRQTLLDLTRGGLLFRGNITNALKAPGMFQTKYLSQIERDRLALLQVRSILQGLGLDSTCDDSIIVKEVCGAVSRRAAQLCGAGMAAVVEKIRENRGLDHLNITVGVDGTLYKLHPHFSEVLQETARVLAPQCHVNFVQSEEGSGKGAALFTSVTRQREEM, translated from the exons ATGTTCACTCTTCAACTTgcttccctcttcttctccaaaatccAGGAGGACCCCACAAAGAAG GTGGACAGCTTTCTCTACTCAATGTGTCTCCATGACGACCAGCTAAGTGATATCTCGGCCCGTTTCCAGGCTGAAATGAAGAAGGGGCTTTCAGCAGAGAGCAACGCCGCCGCCGCTGTAAAGATGCTGCCAACACATGTCCGCTCCACTCCTGATGGATCAG AGAAAGGACAGTTTCTGGTGTTGGATCTCGGAGGCTCCGCGTTTAAAGTGCTCCAAGTTAAAGTGAGAGAGGAAACGGGGTTCaggagaggagaagtggagatggaggagaggatttACCCAATACCACAGGAGAAGCTTGTGGGGAGCGGAGCAGAG TTACTGGACCATGTGTCAGAGTCTCTAAAAGACTTCCTACAGGAGAAGAACATCAGTTTGGAGAAGAAACATCCTCTGGccttcactttctctttccCCTGCGAAATGTCCGCCCTCGATCAG GGATCTTTGTTAAGCTGGAGTAAGAACTTCCGGGCTCGGGGCCTTCAGGGGAAGGATGTGGTTCAGGCCCTCAGAGAAGCCATTGGCAGAACTGGG GGGATGGATACAGAGGTGTTAGCTATGGTGAACGACACTGTAGCCACCATGATGACCTGTGGTTTTGAAGACAAGTACTGTGAGATAGGACTCATCATTG GTACAGGCACCAATGCGTGCTACATGGAGGAGCTGCGTCACATTGACCTGGTGGAGGGAGACGAGGGCAGGATGTGTGTGAACATTGAGTGGGGGGCATTTGGAGACGACGGGGCTCTGAGGGATTACGTCACTGAGTTTGACAGAGAGGTGGACGCAGCCTCCAACAACCCTGGGAAACAGAT CTTTGAGAAGATGGTGAGTGGGATGTATCTGGGCGAGTTGGTGAGGCTGGTTGTGTTAAAGATGGCTAACTTGGGACTGCTGTTTGATGGACATGTGTCCAGTGCTCTGAGGACCAAAGGAAAAGTAACCACTGCACACGTGGCAGCCATGGAGGA GTATAAAAATGGTCTGGAGAACACCAGACGCATCCTCACGGGCCTCGACTTGACCCCTTCAGACAACGACTGCATCGCTGTTCAACATGTCAGCACCATCGTGTCCTTCAGGTCCTCAAACCTGGTGGCTGCAGGACTGGCTGCCATTTTGACTCGAATCAAGCAAAACCGGAAATTGAGGACGTTCAGGATCACTGTGGGTGTGGATGGAACATTGTACAAGACCCACCCGCA GTATCCTAAACGTCTTCATAAAGTGGTGCGGCGGTTGTTTCCTGAGTGCCAGGTCAGATTTGTCCTGTCAGACAGTGGCAGCAGTAAAGGAGCTGCTCTGGTATCAGCAGTCGCTCAACGTCTGGCGTTGCAGAAGAGGAAG GTGGATGAGACACTGTCTCTCTTCAGGCTGAGCTCCGAGCAGCTCCAGCTGGTGAAGGCCAGAATGAGGGCGGGGCTGGAGGCAGGGCTGACGGGAGAAGGTCCCTCTGAAATCAAGATGCTGCCTTCGTTGTACTGCCCACCTGATGGCACAG AGCATGGGAAATATCTCGCCCTGGATCTGGGAGGCACAAACTTCAAAGTGATGCTGGTGAACTTTAAAAAAGGTCTGCAACAGAACTCTCAGGTCTACCACAAGATTTATACCACCCCACTGGAGATAATGCAGGGGTCCGGAGAGGAG TTGTTTGATCATTTTGCGGAGTGCATCAGTGACTTCTTGGACTACATGGGGATAAAAAACGCTCATCTTCCTGCGGGCTTCGCCTTCTCTTTCCCCTGCGAGCAGATGGCCATTGACAGG TGCACACTGTTGAGCTGGACCAAAGGCTTCAAGGCCACAGACTGTGAAGGACACGATGTTATGGACATGCTGCAGGACGCCATCAAGAGACGCAAC GAGTTTGAGTTGGACatagcagctgtagtcaacgaCACAGTCGGGACCATGATGAGCTGTGCCTATGAAGACCCTCAGTGTGAAATTGGACTGATTGCTG GAAACGGCACTAATGTTTGTTACATGGAGGAACTGAAGAACATCAAGAAGACtgcacaaaagaaaagacaaatg CAGGACGATGGGACGGTGTGTATAAACACAGAGTGGGGAGGTCTGGGTGATCACGGCTCTCTGGATGATATCATCACACCTTATGATGCTGAGGTCGACCTGAACTCGCTTAACCCTGGAAGACAAAG gtttGAAAAACTGACCAGTGGGATGTATTTGGGTGAAGTTGTCCGTCAGACATTACTGGATTTAACCAGAGGAGGTTTGTTGTTCAGAGGAAACATCACCAACGCTTTAAAAGCACCTGGAATGTTCCAAACCAAATACCTATCACAAATAGAGAG GGATCGTCTGGCTCTACTGCAGGTCAGATCTATTCTCCAGGGCCTCGGGCTCGACAGCACTTGTGACGACAGCATCATTGTAAAAGAG GTGTGTGGAGCAGTGTCTCGTCGTGCAGCTCAGCTGTGCGGGGCAGGAATGGCGGCCGTGGTGGAGAAGATCAGAGAGAACCGAGGACTGGACCATCTCAACATCACCGTAGGGGTGGATGGGACACTCTACAAACTACACCCACA TTTCTCTGAAGTCCTCCAGGAGACGGCCAGAGTTTTGGCTCCCCAGTGTCATGTGAATTTCGTCCAATCAGAGGAAGGCAGCGGGAAGGGTGCGGCCCTCTTCACCTCCGTTacaagacagagggaggagatgtgA